TTCGGTGCGGCGGGCGAGGTCTTCGGATGCCTGGGCGATCTCGGTCGAGCCGGTCTGGATCGTCGACGCGCTCTCCATCACCGAGCCGATCAGGCCGCGCAGCGAGCCCAGCGCTTCGTTGAAATTGTCGCGCAGCTCGGAATAGCTGGCGGGGAAATCATTGCCGATCTCGGCAGTGAGGTCGCCCTGGGTCAGGCGCTCGAGGCTGGTGCCCAGCCGGCGAACGGCCTCGGTCTGCTCGGCGGTGAGGCGATTCTGCTCGACCGCGGCGTCGCGGAAGCTGAGCATCGCCTTGGTCATGCGGCCGACGCAATCCTTATAGTCGGTGAATTCGATCGGGCTGGTCAGGTCGCCGGCGGCGAGCGCTTCCATGCGGACGACGGTGGACACATAGGGGTCGGCGATGGCGCGGCTGTAGCGGACGCATTGCACTGCTGCGCCGGCGATGATCAGCGCAACGAGCGGCGCGCCGACGATGGTCGGGGTGAACAGCGCGACCAGCGCGATGGCGACCATGACACCGAGGAGCACGTTGCGCGCGACCTGCAGCTTGAGACGAATGGGCGCCGTGGCCCGAAACCAGTCCATTTTGATATGCTCCTCCTTTGGGTGGCCCCCGCGGAGTTGCGACCCGAGGAGCCTGGGCGCCGGGGACCTTACGTCCGCGGAACCTAACCCAAGTTATAGGACACAGCGCGGAAACATTCGGGTTTCCGCAGAATTTCAATACGTGCTTTTACCGATGGCCATGATCGAACCAGTCGATGACGTTACGGAAACCACACGACAGGATGATTTATTAAATCTTGCGGCGCCCCTGCCGAAGGTGCGTGCGGTTTGCTGGTGTGTTGCTGGATCGTATGCACCGGTTGCTGCGACGGTTCAGATCGCCTCCGCCGCCGCCCGGCCGCTGGCCCAGGCCCATTGGAAATTATACCCACCAAGCCAGCCGGTGACGTCCACCGCTTCGCCGATCGCGTAGAGACCGGAAACCTTGCGTGCCGCCATCGTCTGCGACGAAAGATCGGCGGTGCTGATGCCGCCGATCGTGACTTCGGCCTTGGCGAAGCCTTCGGTGCCGTTGGGCAGGAAGGACCAGCCGGCGAGGCGACGTTCGGCCTCCTGGAGCTTGCGGTCGGTGAAGTTGCCGAGGTCGCCGGGCAAGGCGAGCTGCTCGGCGAGCGTTTCGGCGAGGCGATCGGGCAGCGCTTCGGCGAGCAGTTTGCGCAGCGTGGTGCGCGGGCGCGCGCGCTTGGCCTCGGCCAGCCAACTGGGCGCGCGGCCGGGGAGGAAGTCGATCGCGATCGGCTCGCCGTGGCGCCAATAGCTGGAGATTTGCAGGATAGCCGGGCCGGACAGGCCGCGATGGGTGAACAGCGCCGCTTCGGGAAAGGCGGCCTTGCCGGCGCGGGCGACCACATCGGTCGAGACGCCGGAAAGCTCGCGGAACAGCGCCTGGTCGGGCGGCAGGGTCAGCGGAACGAGCGCAGGGCGCGGCTCGACTATCTTGAGCCCGAAATGGCGGGCGAGATCATAGGCGAAGCTGGTGGCGCCCATCTTGGGGATCGACGGTCCGCCGGTGGCGATGACCAGCGCCGCCGCTTCGTCGGTGCCGACGCGATAACGGCCATCGGCATGGGTGATTTCGCCGATGCTGCGGCCGGTGCGGATCTCGACCTTCCCCTGCGCGCATTCGTCGAGCAGCATATCGACGATCTGGCGCGCCGAGCCGTCGCAGAACAGCTGGCCAAGCGTCTTCTCATGCCAGGCGATATGGTGGCGCTCGACCAGATCGATAAAGTCCTGCGCCGTGTAGCGGCCCAGCGCCGACTTGGCGAAATGCGGGTTGGCCGAGAGGTAGCGATCGGGCGCGGTGTGGATGTTGGTGAAGTTGCACCGGCCGCCGCCCGAGATCAGGATCTTCTTGCCGACCTGATCGGCGTGATCGAGCAGCAGCACCCGCCGGCCGCGCTGCCCGGCGACCGCGGCGCACATCAGGCCGGCCGCGCCTCCGCCAAGGATGATCGCGTCGTATATATCGGTCACCTGCTCCTCACGCAGCATCCCGGCTGAAGTGCCGGGGGGCACCGTGCGGCCCGGAGAGAAGTTTGAGCATCATGTCCGGTCGAGGCCCCGGCATACGGCCGGGGTGACGAATGGAGAAAGCGGCGCGCATGGTCTCAGTGCAGCTTGGCGATGCTCAGTCCGTCGAGCTTGGCGCGTTCCTTCACTGATTCCTCGCTGCGGGTGAGCGCCTTGGCGATCGCGCGCAGCGGCATGCCCTTCTTGGCGAGGGTGTGCAGCTTCTGAAGCTCGTCGGTGCGCCAGGGCTGGCGGTGGCGTTCGAAACGCTCGGACATCTGGGTCTCCTGTTCAGTTGCGTGCAATGCCATCCGCGCGAGGCCGTGACCAGTTCCATGGGGAGGGCGCGATGCATTTGCTGATCGCGGCGTGCCTGCCCGATGTGAAATCTTCTGCGGGGAAGACCGGCAGCCGGCGGACGGACACGACGATCGTGCGCGGATGGGGGCTGGTCTTTACGCTGGATGAGTCGGGGACCGATCGCTCGTATGTCGGCAGCCTTGTTCATCATAGTCCACGCGGCGGCAGACGCGCCCGAACCGCCCGGCTGAAACGCGAACGGGGCGGGCCTCTTTCGAGACCCGCCCCGCTGTTACGTCAGGCGCGCCGGCCTGGGCCGGCAGCAGCCTTACTTGACGTGCTTCGAGATGTGCTTGTTCATTTCGAACATCGTCACCTTCTTGGTGCCGAAGATCTTCTCGAGCTTGTCGTCCGCCAGAATTTCCCGCTTGTTCTCAGGGTTCTGGAGGTTGTTCTTCTTGATGTGATCCCACATCTTGCTGACGATCTCGCTGCGGGGCAGATCGGCGGTGCCGACGATCGCGGCCAGCTCCGGCGACGGCGTCACCGGCTTGGCGATACCACCACGTGCTCCGCCTGCTGCTTTAGTTTCGGCCATTCTCTCTTCTCCTGTTCGTACCCGTTTCCGGGCTATTCCTTCGTCAGCGCCCCCGGCTTGTGCGAAGCCTTCCCGCCGTTGTCGCTCTCGACGATGTACTGTGGTTCGTGCTCCGATGCACGAACCTGATGCCCTTTGATCGTGGTATCGCGCGTCTGTCTAGAGACGACTTTGCCATGGGCAGTGCCTCCATGCGATTTCCAGCTGACCTCGTCGCCGCGTTTGAGCACCTTCGCCATAGAAATTCTCCGTATTTTCAGATGGTAAGCGCGCGCGAAACGGGTTGGTTGCGCGGCTGCAACACTTCGTCGCGTTCGCGGTTCGCCTCAGCCGAAACCCGGGCATGCCGCTCGATTTCGCGGATTTTCCTGCGGTGCGAGCGATAGAAGCGGGACGGACGGCATGCTATCAGCCCCTGGGTCGCGTGGGAGGAAGCAATGCGGTTGCTGGTGTTGGGCGGAGTTTTGGCGCTGGGCGGGTGCGGCGGTGGCGGGACCACCGGCACCAATTATGCGGATACGCCGCCAATGGCCGAGATCGTCGCCACGCCTAGCCCCAAGGCGAGCGAGACCCCGGTGACCGAAGCGACGCCCGAGGCTGCGAACGACAGCGCGGGCGAGAATGTCGCCGAAACGCAAACCGCGGCCGAAGCGGCGGCGGATGTGGAAGCGCCGGCCAACGCGGCCGAATAAGCCTGGTCAGGCTGCGCGGCGGACTTTGGCGAAACCTTCGAAGGTTGCGCGCACGTCGGGGGCGGCATTGCCCGCGAGCCGGCTCACCCGGGCGATGAACAGCTCTGCGTCGGCGCCGGGCGTGCGATGCGCCATTTCCCAATCGCCGAACTCGCGGGCGTCGATCGTGCGGTTCGACAATATGACGATCGCGCGGTGGCGCGTGTCGGCCTTGATCCGGGCAAAGGCGGCTTCGACCTTGTCCGCGGGGCCTTCGAGTGCCTGGAGGAAGCGGGATTTGTCCGAATAGAGCATGCCGGTGATGCCGTCGCGCTGGTTGTTGACGCGCGAGGCGGCGAGGATCGCCGTGGGATCGGCGCTTGGCGCATTCGGATTGACGCTGCTGACATAGACGAGCTGAAGCACGGGATTTCCTTGCCGGTCTTACGATAGGGCATGGCTATGCCGGTCAAATATTAGGATTTTCTTGAAGCGGTGGACAAGCCGCGCGCGGCGCGCCATTATTCCGCCCGTGACCGACGCGCTGCACCTTCTGCGACTTATCCGCCCTTAGGGGCCGGACCGCGTCACGCGCACGCCTCTAAGGGCAAATGGCCCTGGGCCAAAGCAAGACCTTCTAGCATGACCGGGCACGCGCTATGCGCGGCCGCGACCCCTTGAGAGGCTTCCCCATGTTGCGCGACCCTAGCGTCAAATACCGTCCCTTCCCGCAGGTGGACCTGCCCGACCGGCAATGGCCGTCGAAGACGATCACCCAGCCGCCGCGCTGGCTCTCCACCGACATGCGCGACGGCAACCAGGCGCTGATCGATCCGATGGACGGCGAGAAGAAGCAGCGCTTCTTCGACCTGCTGGTGAAGGTGGGCGTCAAGGAAATCGAAGTCGGTTTCCCCAGCGCGGGCGCGACCGAATTCGACTTCATCTCCGGGCTGGTGCGCGACGGGAAGATCCCCGACGACGTGATCGTCCAGGTGCTCACCCAGTCGCGCCAGGATTTGATCGAGACGAGCTTCCAGAGCGTCAAGGGCGCCAGGCAGGCGATCGTCCACCTCTATAACGCCGTCTCGCCGGCATGGCGCGACGTGGTGTTCCGGATGACGCGCGCGGAAGTGAAGGCGATCGCAGTCGCCGGCGCCAAGGTGCTGCGCGACGAAGCAGCCAGGCAGCCCGATACGCAGTGGCATTTCGAATATTCGCCGGAGACCTTCTCGACTGCCGAGCTCGATTTCTCGGTCGAGGTCTGCGAGGCGGTGATGGAAATCCTGCGCCCGACGCCCGAGCGGCCGCTGATCCTCAATCTGCCCGCGACGGTCGAGGCGGCCACGCCCAACATCTATGCCGACCAGATCGAATGGTTCGGGCGCAACATCCGCAATCGCGAGTCGATCGTGATCAGCCTGCATACGCATAACGACCGCGGCACCGGCGTCGCCGCCGCCGAGCTGGGGCTGATGGCGGGGGCCGACCGTGTCGAGGGCTGCCTGCTCGGCAATGGCGAGCGCACCGGCAATTGCGACCTCGTGACCGTGGCGCTCAACCTGTACACCCAGGGTATCCATCCCGGGCTCGACCTCTCGGACATCGACGAGATCGTCAACACGGTGAATTATTGCACCAATATCCCCGTCCACCCGCGCACGCCCTATGCCGGCGACTTGGTGTTCACGGCGTTTTCGGGCAGCCATCAGGACGCGATCAAGAAGGGCTTCGCGGCGCAGGAAGCGCGTAACGATGACTTCTGGAACGTGCCCTATCTGCCGATCGACCCCAAGGATCTCGGCCGCGATTACGAAGCGGTGATCCGCGTGAATTCCCAATCGGGCAAGGGCGGCGTCGCCTGGGTGCTCGAACAGGACCGCGGATTGAAGCTGCCCAAGCGGATGCAGGCGGACTTTTCGCGCCACGTCCAGCAGCTTGCCGACGAGACCAGCCGCGAGCTCAATGCCGCGGACATCCGGGCGAAGTTCGAAGCGGTCTATCTGCCGGGCGAAAGCGATCGCATCGCCCTGGTCGATTACGAGGAATCGGGCGCGGCGGGGCAGCGGGTGTTCGTCGGGCGGATCGCGATCGACGGCGTCGAACAGTCGATCTCCGGGCGCGGCAACGGACTGATCTCCGGCGTGATCGACGCGCTGTCCGGCACCACGGGGCCGACGCTCGACGTGGTCGACTACAGCGAGCACGCGATCGGCCACGGCGCCGATGCGCAGGCGGCCGCCTATGTCGAGTGCCGGACGCAGGACGGGCGGACGGTGTTCGGCGTGGGCATCGATGCGGACATCGCGACGGCTTCGGTGCGCGCGGTGCTCAGCGCGGCGAACCGGGCGGGCTGAGTCGGTTGAACCGCTTCGTCGTCGTCTCGGGGTGCTCGGGCGGCGGCAAGTCGACCTTGATCGAGGCGCTGGCGGCGCGGGGCTTTGCGACCGTCGAGGAGCCGGGGCGACGGATTGTGCGCGAGGAGCGGGCAGGGGGCGGGCTTGCGCTGCCCTGGGTCGATCTCGCGGCGTTTGCGCGGCGCGCGATTGCGATGGCGACCGCCGATCGCGAAGCTGCCGAGGCGATGCCGGGCTGGGTGTTTTTCGATCGCGGCCTGATCGACGCCGCGGCGGCACTCGAGCATGCGACGGGAGAGGTTGTGGCCGAACCGCTGGCGCGTGCGCATCCCTATCACCGCACGGTCTTCCTGGTGCCGCCGTGGCCGGAGATCTGGACCGGCGACAGCGAGCGGCTGCACGATCTGGCCGATGCCGAGGCGGAATATGACCGGCTTGCGCGGATGTATCCGGCGCTCGGCTATACGGTGCATGAGCTGCCGAAGGCCGATGTCGAGGCGCGAGTGGCGTTTGTCCTGGCGACGCTCGGCTAGCGCGTCGGATCGATCAGATATTTCTCGCCGGTCGCCTTCTTCGCATAGGCGGCCACCATTTCGGGCTTGAGCACTTCGGCGAGCGAGATCGTCGCCGTGTATTTGCTGGCGAAGGTGGTGGTGAGTTCGGCGGCGACGCGGGCGCGCAGGCGCATTGCGCCTTCCATGCCGAGCTTCATCAGGAACGGGGTGAGCAGGAAGCCGCTGACGCCCCAGGCGAAGCCATAGCCGCGATCGAGTTCGGTCGGCCCCAGATCGAGCGCGCCATAGATATAGACCTGCTTGAAGGTCGAGGAGCCATAGCGGCTATATTCGGTGGCATTGCGGCTGGCCGCGGCTTCCATCGCGTGCAGGATCGCGTTGACGAGGCGGCCGCCGCCGATAGCGTCGAAGGCGAGCGTGGCGCCGGTCTCGGCGATCGCGTCGGTAAGCCTCTCGCGGAAGTCGCCGGCGCTGCTGTCGACGATGTACTTCGCGCCAATTTCCCGCAGGATCGCGGCCTGGGCGTCGCTGCGGACGATGTTCACCAGCGGCACGCCGTCGGCGATGCAGATGCGGTTGAGCATCTGGCCGAGGTTCGAAGCGGCGGCGGTGTGGACCAGCGCCTTGTGGCCCTCCATCCGCAATGTCTCGACGAAGGCGAGGGCGGTCAGCGGATTGACGAACATCGATGCGCCGTCGGCGGCACTGGCGCCTTCGGGGAGCGGAACGCAGTCGCGCGCGGCGAGCTTGCGATACTGGGCGTACATTGCGCCGCCGATCATTCCGACCTTCTTGCCGAGCAGTCTTTCGACGTTCGCGCCTGCCGCGACGACGGTGCCGGCGCCTTCATTGCCGACTGGCATCGACTGATCGAGCCGCGGCTTCATCGCGCCCATCCGTCCCTGCGGGATCGCGGCGGTGAGAATGGGGCGATCCGCGGTGCCGCCGGCTTCGAGCGTCGCCACATCGGCCGGGCCGAGCAGCAGGCCGAGGTCGGACGGGTTGATCGGCGTCGCCTCGACCCGGACGACGACTTCGTCGGGGCCGGGCGGATCAAGCGTGACGGGTTCGAGGGCCAGGGTCAGCCGCGCATCGCTGGAGACGGTGGAGCGCAGTTCGAGTCCCGTCAGCTTCTCGGCCATCATTCTCTCCTTATCCATTTCGAGCGCTTCGCACAGGATCAGCGCGACGGCCAGCGCCGCCGCACTTCGGGACCGATCACCTCGATATCGTCGGTGAGGATCATGCCGGAAAATCCTGCGGGCACCGCATCGAGCTGGTCCGGGCGCTCCAGCCCGGTCGCGCCCGAGCCATGTTCGCCGATCGGACCGGTCAGCATCACTGAGACGTCGGCCGCCTTCATCCGCGCGAGGAATCGGTTGGGCCAGCCCCAATAGGCCCAGCGCAGGTTTATCGGCACGCCGATGACGCTGCCGCGGCAGGCCCGGGGGACATGCCCGCTCCAGCCGATCAGAAGATAGCGCATCGCACAGGCCTTGCCGCGCTTCCCGGAGAGCAGCAGAGCATACGGCGCAAGCTGTTGCAGTCGTTGGATCGGCCGCTCGGCCGCATATACCTGCAACCGATGGTCGGTCGGATGGCCGTGCGCCTTCAGATAGGCCACCAATCGGTCGGCCTCGAGGGCATCGTTGCTCTTGATGTTGATGAGGAACTGCCTGCCCGCAAACGCCGTCAGCACTTGGTGGAGCGTCGGCATCAGTCCGACGCCCTTGCCGCGGAACGGAAAGCTTCTGCCGCGGTCGGCGGTATAGCCGTGACCGACGTCGAGGGTTTTCAGATAGGCCATCGATTGGTCGCGAGTGACGCCTCGGCCGTCGGTCCGGCATTCGAGCGTCCAGTCATGGAACACGGCAAATTCGCCATCGGTGGTCGGATGCACGTCGAGTTCGAGCGCAGTGGCACCCGCCGCGAAGCTCGCAGCCATCGAGGGCAGGGTGTTTTCGAGATAGGGATTGGTCGGCGGATCTATGCGCGAAGCAGTGCAGTCGTTCTGCCTCAGCCCGACATGGTTGAAGGTCTGGTGCACGCCGCGGTGCGCCAGCACGCCCGGAATGCCGGTCGGCCGAGGTGCCAGCCAGGAGGCGTTTACGAGGTAGATGCCTGCCAGTAGGGCCGCTGCTCCGCCTGCCGCAAGCCACCGTCTCCGCATCCCCGCGCTCCCCTCGGGCGGCGCCTATTCGTCCCGCTGCCGCACCACCTCGCAACCTATCCGTGCGTCGGGATAGATGTCGAGCTTGGTCGAGCGGACGCGGACCTCGACTACCCGCGGATCGCGCAGCGCGAGCGCGGCGACCTGATCGCAAAGGACTTCCTGCAGTGCGACGTGGCGCGTGGCGGCAAGGGCGTGGATCTCACTGCGCAGGAAGTCGTAGTCCACCACTGCATCGATCCGGTCTTCCGGCGGAGCAGGGTATCGACACGTCATCGCGACGCTGAGTTGGACGCGCTGCGGCGTCTGCTCGTGCGGATGGATGCCCAGGCCCATCGTCAATTCGAGCCCTTCGAGCAGGATCGTGTACTCAGCCATGCGGGCGCGTCCGGCCTTCGAACATCACGTCGCCGTCGCGCTGCAGGAAGCGCTGGCCGCAATCGACGAAGACGTTCTGCCCGGTGATGCTGCGGCAGGTAAGCAGATGCTCGACCGTCGCGGCGATGTCGTCGAGCGCGACGGGGCGCTGGAGCAGGTTCTGGCGGGCATGTTCGGAGAATTCCTCCGGCGTCTGGTCCAGGCTGGGCAGGGTCAGGCCCGGCGAGACGGCATTGACGCGGATGCGCGGGGCGAGCGCGCGCGCCATCATTTCGGTCGCGGCGGCGAGGGCGGCCTTGCTCAGCGTGTAGGTGAGGAAGTCGGGGTTGAGGTTGGCGAGCTTCTGGTCAAGCAGATTGACCACCGCACCGGCATCGAGATCGTCTTGCGCCGCCAATGCCGAGGCGAGCGCGACGGGGGCGCCGCAATTGATGCGGAAATGCTGGTCGAGCAGCGCGAAGTCTGTGAGCGGCAGCGCGTCCCAGGCGAATTGCGAGGCATTGTTGACCAGGCCGTCGATAGGGCCGCCCAGGCCTTGGCGCGCGGTGGCGATCAGTGCCGGGGCGGTGGCCGCGTCGGCGAGTTCGCCCGAGACGATGCAGGCGGTTCCGCCCGCCGCGGCGATTGCGTCGCGCAGTGCGGCGGCGTCATCGGGGGCGTTATGATGGTGGATCGCCACGCCATGGCCGCGCAGCGCGAGCCGGCGCGCGATCCCCGCGCCGATCCGCTTCGCGCCGCCGGTGACGAGCACCCGCATCAATAGCCCATCAGCTTGAGCACTTCCTGGCGGCTGCGCTCGTCTTCGCGGAACACGCCCATCATCCGGCTGGTGACCATGCCGACGCCGGGGGTGCGCACCCCGCGCGCGGTCATGCAGCCATGGGTTGCCTCGATCACCACGGCGACGCCCTGGGGTTTTAGCTTTTCCCAGATGCAGTCGGCGACCTGGGCGGTGAGGCGTTCCTGGACCTGGAGGCGGCGGGCGAAGCCGTGGAGCACGCGGGCGAGCTTCGAGATGCCGACGACGCGGTCCTTGGGCAGATAGGCGATCGATGCCTTGCCGGCGATCGGCGCCATGTGGTGCTCGCAATGCGACTGGAACGGGATGCCGGTCAGCAGGACGATATCGTCATAGCCGCCGACTTCCTCGAACACGCGGTTGAGGTGATGCGCTGGATCCTCGTCATAGCCCTGGCAGTATTCCTTCCAGGCGCGCGCGACGCGGGCAGGCGTGTCGATCAGCCCCTCACGCGTGGGATCGTCGCCCGACCAGCGGATCAGCGTGCGGATCGCGTCGGCGACATCGTCCGGAACGGCGATCTTGGCGGGGCCGGCGACGAGATCGCCGTCTTCCGCTGGATCGTGAATTTCCGCCATCCGCCTGTCCTTCCTCGCCTTGATCCAGTTTACGCTACGTCAGCGCGGATTCCGCCGCGACGGACCTGTTGCCCATCCGTACCGCTTCTTAAAAAACGGCGGGAAACCGCGGAGTTCCGCCCTCCACCCCCGTTGACGGCTTCGGAAATGCAGCGTTAGTTGCCTGCGTAATAAAAGCAACGCCGACACCGGATATCCTCCGCGCGGCGACAGGAGAGGGGAACAATCCCATGAAGAAGCTCGATTTGCTCGCGGCAACGGCACTTGGCCTGCTCGCGACGACCCCCGCCTTTGCGCAGGACGCCGGCACGCCGCCGACGGTCGATGAGACCATGACGCAGGACTATCAGGGCGCGAACGACATCGTCGTGACCGCGACGCGGCGCAACGAGACGGTGCAGGACGTGCCGATCGCGATCACTGCGATCGGGCCCGAGCTGCTCCAGAATGCCGGCGTCGAGAATGTCCGCGACCTCGAGCAGCTGGCGCCGTCGCTGCAGAGCTCGACCGGCCAGTCCTCGGCCACCGGCACCACGATCTACATTCGCGGCATCACCACCGGCGGCGACAACCCGGGGTTCGAACCCGCGGTCGGCGTGTTCATCGACGGCGTGTTCCGCGCGCGTGCCGGCGTGGCGATCTCCGAGCTTCCCGAGCTGGAGCGCGTCGAGGTGCTGCGCGGGCCGCAGGGCACGCTGTTCGGCCGCAACACCTCGGCCGGCGCGCTCAGCATCTTCACGGCGCAGCCGCAGTTCGAGACGCATGGCTATGTCGAGGGAACGTACGGCAACTACAACGCCTATGGCGTGCGGGGCGCGTTCACCGGGCCGGTGAGTGAATCGCTCGCGCTGCGCGTCGACGGCGGCTATCGCAAGCGCGACGGCTATATCAACGATGCCAACAGCGACCGCGCGATCAACGACGTCAATCGCTGGAACGTGCGCGGGCAGGCGCTGCTCGACAGCGGCGACATCACGCTGCGCCTGATCGGCGACTATTACGAGACCGACGAGCAGTGCTGCGGCGCGGTGTCGGTGGCACGCGGCAGCCTTGCCCCGGTGATCCAGGGCGTAGCGGCGTCGCGCGGGCGGGTCGGCCTCTACACCGGGCCGGGCAGCGATCGCACCCAGGCGATGTCGCCCAACCGCGACTATGCCGAGAAGGTGAAGGACTGGGGCTTTTCGGGCGAGCTCGGCTGGCAGCTCGGCGACGTCAAGCTGACCTCGATCACCGCCTATCGCAACTGGCAGGTGGTGCGGAACCAGGACATCGACTTTTCGGGCGTCGATCGTGCCTATCGCGACGGCTATCGCAACGAACTCACCGATTTCACGCAGGAACTCCGGCTGCAGGGCTCGGCGTTCGGCGGCAAGCTCGACTGGCTGATCGGCGGCTTCTACCTGAACGAGAGCAACAAGCTGCGCGACGTGGTGCAGCTCGGCAACGACGCCAATGCCTATGTCGACACGATCTTCTCGGGATCGGGCTTCCAGTTCTTCGGGTCGTATGGCGTGCCGACGCTGCCGCAGCTCGGCGCCGCGTTGCAGGGCGGGCCGGCGCTGCCCGCCAATGTGAAGCCGCTGCTCGGCCAGCTGCTGTTCCTGCAGAATCCGTTCATCGCGCCGGGCGTGCGGCTGCAGCAGGCAGCGGCCGCCAATCCGGCGCTGCTGGCGCTGCTGACCACGCCTCTGCCGGGCAACCTGCCGGGGCAGGGCAACAATCCCGACGATTTCCGCGTCAAGACCAATGCCTTCGCGCTGTTCACGCACAACATCATCAACGTGACCGACAAGCTGTCGCTCACGCTGGGTGCGCGCTGGAACCACGAGAGCAAGGACATGACCGCGAGCATCAACAACAATACCGGCGCGTGCTCGACCTTCTACAACACCAGCGCCGCGGCGCAGACCTATCTCGGGGTGGTTCGCGCCGCGCTGGGGGCGACCAACTATAACAATCTGTTCCTGCTCAGCTGCAATCCGGCGGTGAACACCGAGTTCAACGGCAATTATCAGGACGATTTCACCGACAACGAGATCACCGGCACCGCCAAGCTGGCGTTCAAGGTGTCGGACAAGCTGCTGACCTATGCCAGCTACGATCACGGCTATAAGTCGGGCGGCTATAATCTCGACCAGGCGACCTTCGATTCGCGGCTGCTGGGCGGCAATGGCGCGCAGGGCTCTGACCTGCAGTTCGGCGCCGAGACCGTCGATGCCTATGAAATCGGCTTCAAGGCGAGCCCGAGCCGGGCATTCTCGCTGAACGTCGCCGCGTTCTACATGAACTTCTACAACCTCCAGTCGCTGGTGTTCGCGGGCAACAACTTCGTCGTCCAGAACGTGCCCAAGAGCAT
This genomic stretch from Sphingomonas sp. LM7 harbors:
- the folE gene encoding GTP cyclohydrolase I FolE yields the protein MAEIHDPAEDGDLVAGPAKIAVPDDVADAIRTLIRWSGDDPTREGLIDTPARVARAWKEYCQGYDEDPAHHLNRVFEEVGGYDDIVLLTGIPFQSHCEHHMAPIAGKASIAYLPKDRVVGISKLARVLHGFARRLQVQERLTAQVADCIWEKLKPQGVAVVIEATHGCMTARGVRTPGVGMVTSRMMGVFREDERSRQEVLKLMGY
- a CDS encoding TonB-dependent receptor, which translates into the protein MKKLDLLAATALGLLATTPAFAQDAGTPPTVDETMTQDYQGANDIVVTATRRNETVQDVPIAITAIGPELLQNAGVENVRDLEQLAPSLQSSTGQSSATGTTIYIRGITTGGDNPGFEPAVGVFIDGVFRARAGVAISELPELERVEVLRGPQGTLFGRNTSAGALSIFTAQPQFETHGYVEGTYGNYNAYGVRGAFTGPVSESLALRVDGGYRKRDGYINDANSDRAINDVNRWNVRGQALLDSGDITLRLIGDYYETDEQCCGAVSVARGSLAPVIQGVAASRGRVGLYTGPGSDRTQAMSPNRDYAEKVKDWGFSGELGWQLGDVKLTSITAYRNWQVVRNQDIDFSGVDRAYRDGYRNELTDFTQELRLQGSAFGGKLDWLIGGFYLNESNKLRDVVQLGNDANAYVDTIFSGSGFQFFGSYGVPTLPQLGAALQGGPALPANVKPLLGQLLFLQNPFIAPGVRLQQAAAANPALLALLTTPLPGNLPGQGNNPDDFRVKTNAFALFTHNIINVTDKLSLTLGARWNHESKDMTASINNNTGACSTFYNTSAAAQTYLGVVRAALGATNYNNLFLLSCNPAVNTEFNGNYQDDFTDNEITGTAKLAFKVSDKLLTYASYDHGYKSGGYNLDQATFDSRLLGGNGAQGSDLQFGAETVDAYEIGFKASPSRAFSLNVAAFYMNFYNLQSLVFAGNNFVVQNVPKSISKGVEMESTIRPARDLTFQLGYSWISARYDGGNDFTGTPLQGQEGRQFNNQPEHTVTVAGTWTPRLTDGINGLIHLDMRYNSEVNIPSSNPNPLTGRTSIYNQGYPLLNAAVGVTSADGKWRGEFFVENLTNQFYYITGFAVPEQTGNYAGYPGMPRFFGGRVRVGF